In Pseudothermotoga hypogea DSM 11164 = NBRC 106472, the following are encoded in one genomic region:
- the scpB gene encoding SMC-Scp complex subunit ScpB yields MNLRAMVEALIFASRGMTLKRLSHLLKVKEEELSQVIDQIEKDYLGEEHGVELRKLGDVYKFYTKPEYAQFVVNATSLRTVKLTSNQLEIVAAIVLNGPLTIAAINEIRGKESSHLVRSLHKAGVLTRRRKAGKYLYDLSRSFRDMIAIENVLGHEAEHTITPSS; encoded by the coding sequence TTGAACCTCAGGGCAATGGTTGAGGCACTGATCTTTGCGAGCCGTGGGATGACTCTGAAAAGGCTTTCGCACTTGTTGAAGGTCAAGGAGGAGGAACTCTCGCAAGTCATCGACCAGATCGAGAAAGATTATCTCGGGGAGGAACACGGTGTCGAGCTCCGAAAGCTGGGTGACGTGTACAAGTTCTACACCAAACCCGAGTACGCACAGTTCGTCGTAAACGCCACGAGCCTACGCACTGTGAAGCTCACTTCCAACCAGTTGGAGATTGTGGCTGCGATAGTTTTGAACGGACCTTTGACGATCGCCGCGATCAACGAGATCAGGGGGAAAGAGTCTTCTCATTTGGTCAGATCTTTACACAAAGCGGGAGTCCTCACGAGAAGGAGAAAAGCAGGAAAATACCTCTACGATCTGAGCAGATCTTTCAGAGACATGATCGCAATAGAAAACGTGCTCGGCCACGAGGCCGAGCACACAATCACACCTTCGTCTTGA